ATCAGATCAGCTCACTCTACTTGTCCAGCCATTTTTTGACCAGGTCAGGATTCTCCTTCATGAACCGCTTGGCATTGGCGGCAGGATCGGCGTCCTTTTCCTGATTCCAGGCCATGAGCATCTGCAACTGGTTGGGGTTGTCGTAGGAAAAACGATCGAGGATGGCGTAGACTTCGGGCATGTCTTTCTTCAGCCCCTTGCGGACAATGGTGTCGATATGCTCCTCCTCGCCCAGGACACCCTTGGGGTCTTCCAGATACTTGAGTTCCCAACGGCCGAACATCCAGTGAGGGGACCAAGCCGTGACCACGACCCACTTCTTGTTCTTGATGGCGTCGGACAGGGCCGCGGTCATGGTCGCCCCGCTGCCTTCCATGAGTTCCAGCTTGTCAAGTTTGTATTCCTTGATGGCTTTTTCCGACAGGCCCATGAGTCCGGCCCCGGGGTCGATGCCAATGATCTTGCCGTCGAACTTGTCGGCGTTGGCGTTGAGTTCCTCGATGGAGGAAATGGTCACATAGGTGGGAACTGCCCAGCCCAGACGGGCCCCGCCGGTAATGGGTCCCAGGTTCTCTACCTTGTCCTGGACCTTGTCGAAATAGGTGGCATGTGTCACCGGCAGCCAAGCCGTGACCATGGCGTCAACGTCCCCGGTGCCGACGGCCTGCCACATGGCCGCTCCGGCCACGGGAAAAAGTTCCACCTCATATCCCTGCTCTTCGAGCACGGCCTTAGCCAGATTGGTGCTGGCCGTGGCGCAGTCCCACTCCACGTAGGCCAGTCGGACCTTGCCCTTGCCGGCCAGGACCGGAGTGGCGATCATTGCCGTCAAGGCAAGACAACCAACTAAAAGTATAGCGATTCTTTTCATGTCAACTCTCCTTGTTCAGGTTTCAAATAGAACGACGGGTGCCGAATTTCTGCAACACCCTGTCCAGAACGATGGCCACGATGACGATGCCGATGCCGGCCTCGAACCCATTGCCCATCTGCAGCCGCTGGATTGCCTTCCAGACTTCGCCGCCAAGACCCTTGGCCCCGATCATGGCCGCGATGACCACCATGGACAGGGCGAGCATGACCGTCTGGTTCACTCCGGCCATGATCGTCGGCGTAGCCATGGGCAATTGAAGCTTGAAGAGCTTCTGCCATCGGTTGGACCCGAAGGCATCGGCGCATTCGACCAATTCGCGTGGAACCTGGCGGATGCCGAGGCAGGTTAGACGAATGGACGGAGGCATGGCAAAAATCACCGTGGAAAAAATGGCCGCCACCTTTCCCAGACCGAAGAAAGGAATAGCCGGAATGAGGTAAACAAAGGCCGGCATGGTCTGCATGACGTCCAGTATGGGCATGATGATCCGGTAGGCCACGGTGCTCAGAGCCGCCAGGATGCCCAGGGGAATGGCCATGCTGATGGCCACCAGGGTGGCGATGATGACCAGGGAAATGGTGCTGACCGTGGCCGGCCAAAGATTCATGTTCCAGATGAGCAGAAAACCGACCAGGGTGAACAGGGCCACGCCCCGCTTGCGGGTCAGGGCCAGGGCCAGTCCGGCCAGGATGAGAATGAGCACCCAGGGAGGCAAGAACATGAGGCCGGATTCGAGCCAGTTCAGGGCCCGTTCCACGACGGCCGAAAAACCCTTGGTGATGAAGGCGAAATGATCGACGAAAAAGTTGATCAGCCATTCGATGCCGTCTCCCAAGGGGATGCGCGGTATGGTGATTCCGAAAATGATCATGATGTTTTCCCCCTCTCGGCTATGGCTCCGATCAGGGAACCGCGGACGATGACCCCTTTGAGTTTTCCGTTTTCGCTCACCACCGGCAAGGGGTGGGGCAGATTGTGCATGATGGTGAACAGTTCCTGGGCCTGGGTCTCGGGCGGGACCGATGTAAAATCGGTGAGCATGTACCGGGACAGGTCCCGTTCCCCGTCCTCGATCATCCTGGCGGCATCGTCGGCCGAAAGGATGCCGGCCAGCTTGTGCTCCTCGTCGAGGACAAAGAGGCTCGAAATGCGGTGCTTGCGCATTTTGCGAAGGGCGGCCCGGGGCCCGTCGGTTTTCAGATGGGCCACGGTCTCGGATTTCTTCATGACCGATTCGGCCGTCAGAACCTTTGAAATGTCGACGTCCTCGACGAATCGCCGCACATACTCGTTGGCCGGATTGGTCAGTATCTCTTCGGCCGTGCCGATCTGGACGATGGCTCCGTCCTTCATGAGCACGATCCGGTCGCCCAGTTTCAAGGCCTCGTCCAAATCATGGCTGATGAACAGGATAGTCTTGCGCATCTCCTCCTGAAGGTTCAGGAGTTCGTCCTGCATGTCGCTGCGGATGAGAGGGTCCAGGGCGCTGAAGGCCTCGTCCATGAGCAGGATATCGGCGTCCAGGGCCAAGGCCCGGGCCAGACCGACCCGCTGCTGCATGCCGCCTGAGAGCTGGCTTGGATAGCTGTCCTCCCAGCCGGACAGACCGACCTTTTCCAGGGCCTCATGGGCTTTTTTCATCCGGGCGGCAGGATCGACCCCCTTGATCTCCAAGCCATAGGCCGCATTCTGGGCCACGGTCCGATGAGGGAACAGGGCGAAATTCTGAAAGACCATGGCCAGCTTTTCCAGGCGAATGGCCTTCATCTCCTTCATGGGCAGACGGGTGACATCGGTGCCGTCGATATGGATGCTTCCGGCCGTGGGTTCTATGAGCCGATTGATGCAACGGACAAGGGTCGACTTGCCGCTCCCGGAGAGTCCCATGACAACCACGATCTCGCCCTCGGCAACCTCGAAACTGGCGTCGTCCACCCCCACTCCGTGCCGGGTCTTCTCCATGATCTCGTCCTTGCTCACGCCCTGCTTGAGCATGGGAACGATCTTCTTTGGGTCCGGCCCAAAGATTTTATAGATATGCTCTACCGATATTTTGGCCATTCAACCCCCATGTTTCGGTTTTGCCAAAGGCCTTGACGTCCATGACCGACAAGAAAGCCCATTAATCTTACAGAGCTCGACAAAAATCGAAAGGGGAGTTTTCGGGGGGAAATCGGGTATAAAATCTACCCGACAGGGGGAAAAATCTCAGATCGAAGCATTCTGTCGAAGAAAGGATTGCAGAGAGGATTTTCGGCCGCGAAGGCCGAGCTTGCGCCGGATATTCTTGCGGTGGGTCTGAATGGTTTCAAAGGCGGAGTGGGTGACCTCGGCCACTTCTCTAGTCGTGGCCCCCTGAAGAATCAGCCGACAGATATCCTGCTCCGTCGGAGTCAGTCTCAACAACGGATTTTCCTGGACCCCCGGGGAAGATTGATGCGAAGACGTATTCTTGGTCGCCATCCTCATCAAGACACGAACATATCTGTCTCCTTGCAGATCGAGGAGGCTCAGGGTCAGTATCACCGACGAGATTCTCTGGCCGGAACGGACCAGGGCCTTGATCTTTCTGGACCTCCCCGGCCGCAGGCGCTCGACCGCCCTGCGCATCGCGTCCGGGACTTCGGTCTCAAACAAATGCTCCATTGGCAGACGCAGAATTTCCGATTCGGCCTTGGCGAACAATCCTTGGGCCACGGCGTTCACGGCCACCACCCGGCCTTTCATGTCCGCCACGACAACTCCCCTGGGCCCGCAGCGGAATAGAAGTCGATAGAAGTCCTCAGAACTCCCGTCGGTCTTCACCTCGGATCCAGCCAGACTCGACCCGTACCGGGTATCCTCGCCTTTGGCCCGGAGCCGGACCATGGTTTCCTCGTATCCGTCGAGCCTGTCCCGAAGATCGCGCCAAAATCTTTCCCGTTCCAGGGCATCGGCCGGACCCGACTCCGACAATTCGACCTCCATGGCTCGGCCCAGCATCTTGATAACCGTAAGGGCCCTCCATGGAGACACTTCACCGCGGCAAAGGTTCATTAATGCCGATCTGACTGGAAAATGATCCCGATCCGAGGGCTGGCATGACTGGTACCCGGTCAGGGCATCGAGCGATGCCGAGACAAAGGGTCGAACTTCCATCGGCTCCAAGCCCATGGTCGCTGCCTGGCCGGAAACCCGCCAGATCAGATTTTCGGTGCGTCGAAACCAAAACTCCGAAAACTCCGAACCCTGGCCCCCCGGTTCTTTGTCGTCATCTTTTCGCATAGTTGAAACCTATTGGATTCTCGGTCATGTGGCAAGACGGAGTCATACCTGATTTCATTCTGCCATTTTTTTACAGAAATCACCAGGAAAGGATGACTCCAAAATGGGGACACAATGCTCCGGATGGAAGGGAGGAAGGTGGACGGCCTGAAAAGAGCTCCCTCAGACCGGTTTGCCGTCGATGATGCTCCGGATCTTGGCCGAGAGCAGGGCCAGATGGTACGGCTTTCCGATGAAACCTGCCGCCCCTGCCTGGACGGCCTCGGAGTCACGGCCCGACAGGGTGTATCCGCTAGCGATGAGTACCTTGGCTTCCGGAGCCATGCGTTTGACCTCGCGAAGGCATTGCATGCCGCCCATGCCGGGCATGCCCAAATCGAGGACGACCAGATCCACGGCCGCGGCCCGCTCGGCCATGACTGCCAAGGCCTCTTCTCCGCTGGCTGCCGTCAGGATCGAATATCCGAGGGATTCCAGGGCCTCGGAGGTTAATTCCCGGATGGCCTCGTCATCGTCCACCAAAAGGATGGTCTCGGCGCCCTGAGCGCTGACGATTTCGCTCCCGCCCGAGAAAACAGCCGTCTCCCTGGCCTCGTCTTTTTCCAAAGTCGGCCAGTAAATTCTAAAGGTCGTGCCCTTGCCCTCTTCGCTGTAGCAGAAGATGTGTCCGTCATGGGTCTTGACAATGCCGTAGACCGAGGCCAGACCCAGGCCGGTCCCCTTTCCCACCTCCTTGGTAGTGAAAAAAGGGTCGAAGATATGACCAATGGTCTCCCGGCACATACCGCACCCGGTGTCCGAAACCGACAGGAGCACATATCGTCCAGCCCGGGACTCCAGATGTCTGTCGGCGAACTCCCGGTCGGCCGTCACATTTTCGGTGTCGATGACCAGCTTCCCTCCGTCGGGCATGGCGTCGGCCGCATTGCCCGCCAGATTGAGAAGAACCTGTTCCACCTGAACAGGGTCGGCCAGGATGGGCCATACCGAAGGCTCCAGACGGCATTCCACGGTGATCATCCTGGGAATGGTCCGTTCGATCATCCGCATGACCCCCTTGACCTCCCGGTTCACATCCACTCGGGTCTTCTCGATGTCGGCCTTGCGGCTGAAAAGCATGAGCTGACGGACCAGCTGGGCCGCCCTGTCCACCGACTTCTCCACGGCCCGCAGACGGGGAGTGTCGGGATCGTCATCGGTGCGGCCCTGGAGCAGAAACTGAACATTTCCACTCATGGCCTGGAGAATGTTGTTGAAGTCATGGGCCACGCCCCCGGCAAGGATGCCTACAGACTCCATCTTCTGGGCTTGGAACAGCTGGCCCTGAAGCCGTTCCCGATCTTCCTCGGCCCGTTTTCTTTCGGTCACGTCCCGGCAGATGCCCTCGTGAAAGGCCACCCTGCCCGAGGCATCCCGGACGTATCTGGCGTTGTCCTCAATGTCGATGATCCGACCGTCCTTGGTCTTCAGCCGGTAGGTCTCGAAATGACTGGACTCCAGAAACTCGGCATTGGGTCCGTTCAGATACCGGTTCCGCTCCTCCGGCTCGACATAGAGATCCCTAGCGATGTCCACCCGTAGAAGCTCATCCCGGCTGCTGTACCCGAGCATCCGGACAAAGGCCGGGTTGACGTCCACGAACCGGCCATCCACCGTAGACCGATAATAGCCATTAGGCATGTTCTCGAAAAGATCCTTTAGTCGGGCCTCGCTCTCGCGCAAGGCCTCCTCAGCCGCCTTGCGCTCGGTGATATCCGTGTCGCTGCCCCGGTATCCGACCACCTCGCCGTCGATGTCTCTCCGAGGAATGGCATTGGTCGAGACCCAGACCCTCCGGCCTTCCGAGGACTGGACGATTCTAACCAATCCCGTGAACGGCTCGCCGGCCCGAATCCTCTCACGCAGGGCCAGGGCGGAAGGCTCATCTTCGGAAGCTGGCTCGAAATCGACGATATTCCTCAAGCCGACAAGATCCTCGGGTCGATACCCCAGAACTTGTCCCACCACAGGGCTGACATAGACGAAGGTTCCCCAGGAATCGATTTCCCAGACAACGGTCCTGCTCTGTTCAGCCAACTGATCGAGCCGCATCTTGTTCTCGGCCAACTCTGCGCTGATCCGCCGCTGCTTTTCCAAAAGCCGTGCCATGCGGTGCCGGGCTTTTTCCAGGTCGGAGGTCCGCTCCTCCACATGCTTCTCTAGAAGAATGTTCCGCTCAAACAAGTCGAAGGCATCCCCACTACCGTCCACGGACTGCTCGACCCGTTCCATAAGCACCCGGTTAATCTTGCGCAGAGCCTTGATTTCCCGTTCCAGTTCGGCAATCCGCTCAATCATCTGTTCCTCCCAGCATGACGCCGGTCAGAGTCTGGTTGACGTGAACGGCCCTGAACTGCTCCCCATAGGTGCTGAAACCGACAAACGGGTACTCGGCCAGGACCATCCGGGCCTGTTCGAACCGACCAGTCTGCTCCAGTTCGAGTCGTCGCAGGACACAGTCGCAGCCGAGGACAAGCTGCGGATCGGGCACCTCCCGGGCCGTTTCGGCCAGGCTCCGGCTCAAATTGTCCACCAAATTCAATCCCTTGGCCAGGGTCAGGACCAGACCGTTGTCGATGGCGCAATAGAATGTCAGACTGCCGTTGTCGTTGGCCTTCAGGATGGACCGGACATAGTATTGCCCCCCGATTTGCAACACGACAGGATTGGCCGCGAAAATGGAGGGGCACAGCCCCTCGACCGGCACGCCAACGATGCGGGCGTACTCCTGGGCCGCCGGCAGGCCGTTAATCTC
This region of Deltaproteobacteria bacterium genomic DNA includes:
- a CDS encoding PAS and helix-turn-helix domain-containing protein; translation: MRKDDDKEPGGQGSEFSEFWFRRTENLIWRVSGQAATMGLEPMEVRPFVSASLDALTGYQSCQPSDRDHFPVRSALMNLCRGEVSPWRALTVIKMLGRAMEVELSESGPADALERERFWRDLRDRLDGYEETMVRLRAKGEDTRYGSSLAGSEVKTDGSSEDFYRLLFRCGPRGVVVADMKGRVVAVNAVAQGLFAKAESEILRLPMEHLFETEVPDAMRRAVERLRPGRSRKIKALVRSGQRISSVILTLSLLDLQGDRYVRVLMRMATKNTSSHQSSPGVQENPLLRLTPTEQDICRLILQGATTREVAEVTHSAFETIQTHRKNIRRKLGLRGRKSSLQSFLRQNASI
- a CDS encoding proline/glycine betaine ABC transporter permease, with amino-acid sequence MIIFGITIPRIPLGDGIEWLINFFVDHFAFITKGFSAVVERALNWLESGLMFLPPWVLILILAGLALALTRKRGVALFTLVGFLLIWNMNLWPATVSTISLVIIATLVAISMAIPLGILAALSTVAYRIIMPILDVMQTMPAFVYLIPAIPFFGLGKVAAIFSTVIFAMPPSIRLTCLGIRQVPRELVECADAFGSNRWQKLFKLQLPMATPTIMAGVNQTVMLALSMVVIAAMIGAKGLGGEVWKAIQRLQMGNGFEAGIGIVIVAIVLDRVLQKFGTRRSI
- a CDS encoding PAS domain-containing sensor histidine kinase, encoding MIERIAELEREIKALRKINRVLMERVEQSVDGSGDAFDLFERNILLEKHVEERTSDLEKARHRMARLLEKQRRISAELAENKMRLDQLAEQSRTVVWEIDSWGTFVYVSPVVGQVLGYRPEDLVGLRNIVDFEPASEDEPSALALRERIRAGEPFTGLVRIVQSSEGRRVWVSTNAIPRRDIDGEVVGYRGSDTDITERKAAEEALRESEARLKDLFENMPNGYYRSTVDGRFVDVNPAFVRMLGYSSRDELLRVDIARDLYVEPEERNRYLNGPNAEFLESSHFETYRLKTKDGRIIDIEDNARYVRDASGRVAFHEGICRDVTERKRAEEDRERLQGQLFQAQKMESVGILAGGVAHDFNNILQAMSGNVQFLLQGRTDDDPDTPRLRAVEKSVDRAAQLVRQLMLFSRKADIEKTRVDVNREVKGVMRMIERTIPRMITVECRLEPSVWPILADPVQVEQVLLNLAGNAADAMPDGGKLVIDTENVTADREFADRHLESRAGRYVLLSVSDTGCGMCRETIGHIFDPFFTTKEVGKGTGLGLASVYGIVKTHDGHIFCYSEEGKGTTFRIYWPTLEKDEARETAVFSGGSEIVSAQGAETILLVDDDEAIRELTSEALESLGYSILTAASGEEALAVMAERAAAVDLVVLDLGMPGMGGMQCLREVKRMAPEAKVLIASGYTLSGRDSEAVQAGAAGFIGKPYHLALLSAKIRSIIDGKPV
- a CDS encoding glycine betaine/L-proline ABC transporter ATP-binding protein; amino-acid sequence: MAKISVEHIYKIFGPDPKKIVPMLKQGVSKDEIMEKTRHGVGVDDASFEVAEGEIVVVMGLSGSGKSTLVRCINRLIEPTAGSIHIDGTDVTRLPMKEMKAIRLEKLAMVFQNFALFPHRTVAQNAAYGLEIKGVDPAARMKKAHEALEKVGLSGWEDSYPSQLSGGMQQRVGLARALALDADILLMDEAFSALDPLIRSDMQDELLNLQEEMRKTILFISHDLDEALKLGDRIVLMKDGAIVQIGTAEEILTNPANEYVRRFVEDVDISKVLTAESVMKKSETVAHLKTDGPRAALRKMRKHRISSLFVLDEEHKLAGILSADDAARMIEDGERDLSRYMLTDFTSVPPETQAQELFTIMHNLPHPLPVVSENGKLKGVIVRGSLIGAIAERGKTS
- a CDS encoding glycine betaine ABC transporter substrate-binding protein; this translates as MKRIAILLVGCLALTAMIATPVLAGKGKVRLAYVEWDCATASTNLAKAVLEEQGYEVELFPVAGAAMWQAVGTGDVDAMVTAWLPVTHATYFDKVQDKVENLGPITGGARLGWAVPTYVTISSIEELNANADKFDGKIIGIDPGAGLMGLSEKAIKEYKLDKLELMEGSGATMTAALSDAIKNKKWVVVTAWSPHWMFGRWELKYLEDPKGVLGEEEHIDTIVRKGLKKDMPEVYAILDRFSYDNPNQLQMLMAWNQEKDADPAANAKRFMKENPDLVKKWLDK